A genomic stretch from Scheffersomyces stipitis CBS 6054 chromosome 6, complete sequence includes:
- the RSM24 gene encoding mitochondrial 37S ribosomal protein RSM24, whose translation MKVLRTCLRVQAGRFYSKAVEAGSQPLFLNPHEWKGLPADQIFELHNLRKEYLGDKYNPSDEERNAILSTITALAKNTPELDYTYEIDNFQERFMNNTPMNKRGLPQKRSNTYVIEKGETPHQKRRIEQLARVSAYEMPLLAKFRQSYEPKPASETPLKLTYNTDFSNESNKFNRQVTLNVNINDLGLSDKQQHKFILLAGNKYNFDTTTLRLKTDQFSEAAQNARWLVDTFNKLLAEAKDLSKEDFADIPLDRRHMKLLKTKYEPQFPEAWKRPQDAPVVKHNVVNRLVELVKEKKDDQYVSGLSP comes from the coding sequence ATGAAGGTCTTAAGAACGTGTTTGAGAGTCCAGGCTGGCCGCTTCTACAGCAAGGCTGTGGAAGCTGGATCTCAACCACTCTTTCTCAATCCCCATGAATGGAAAGGACTTCCAGCAGACCAGATCTTTGAATTGCATAACCTTAGAAAGGAATATTTAGGTGACAAATACAACCCCAGCGATGAAGAGAGAAATGCCATTTTGTCCACTATTACTGCTTTGGCTAAAAATACGCCTGAATTGGACTACACTTATGAAATTGACAATTTCCAGGAAAGATTCATGAACAACACTCCTATGAATAAAAGAGGTTTGCCTCAAAAGAGGAGCAACACCTATGTGATAGAAAAGGGTGAAACTCCTCatcagaaaagaagaatcgaACAGTTGGCGAGAGTGAGTGCCTACGAAATGCCATTGTTGGCTAAGTTCCGTCAAAGTTATGAGCCCAAACCAGCCTCTGAGACACCTCTTAAATTAACATACAACACCGATTTCAGCAACGAGTCtaacaagttcaacagaCAAGTCACTTTAAATGTCAACATAAATGACTTGGGTCTTTCAGACAAGCAGCAGCACAAGTTCATCTTGTTGGCTGGGAACAAGTACAACTTTGACACGACCACgttgagattgaaaacAGACCAGTTCTCAGAAGCTGCCCAAAATGCCCGTTGGTTAGTTGacaccttcaacaagttgttggcaGAAGCTAAGGACTTGTCTAAAGAAGACTTTGCTGATATCCCATTGGACAGACGTCACATGAAGCTTTTGAAGACAAAATACGAGCCACAGTTCCCAGAAGCGTGGAAAAGACCCCAAGATGCTCCAGTTGTCAAACACAACGTAGTAAACAGATTGGTAGAGCTAGtcaaggagaagaaggatgACCAATATGTTTCCGGCTTGAGTCCATAG
- the NGG1 gene encoding Histone acetyltransferase transcription factor (Histone acetyltransferase transcription factor involved in glucose repression of GAL4p-regulated transcription), giving the protein MSSDKHSASTTLDDIINELKLTYDSSVGLLDGDSLRTIPNTNTLLNLSKLLNKLSRELNDVESDDDSILAKINSGLNKNEDEDEEDNEKEIEDENKKRSFSDAVSDQDDDDEDSVSLAKRRKVSTGTKIKSEQDEEQTKSSIDESEQVNSKDDPVPPEQSGSFTKENDTRLKNPKSEFVSSQTLSAAAIAELGLFSEDNNGLETQGKEYLKKKYGVASYPENDLLNLLPGKIPNIDFSKNKPPSNQVQFTTFQSYIESFFRPFSSEDLELLNERNIIPPGFEKQEYDPDVSPFLIPKLGKFYADLWADEDSTLSSKLNSPAYQQAAPDSYKPKGTFDNLTDDTLFTEEISCGPLSSRLLSAILSNNDGSDDYEEKEEGSNEEDPSSNLNLDDEVATQLNSGEDYKLTAEANDFHSIEERLKRELKYIGIFMNLPLSKEDSKFKGKQNGRPKKAGISIIDNDEWVKNKEDDEVCAEIRAHQKELREVVSRNRSNRKKLIPIIEEQIAYQEYCTILEDLDKQVDQAYMKRLKGKSKKKKVDVTTPQQQAVNSGLRALLEKRQRWINNIGNLFRPGEIMKRVPSESILVQEGTVEQETIDDDNTDAVSTAVDILADKS; this is encoded by the coding sequence ATGAGCAGTGACAAACACTCAGCATCTACGACTCTAGATGACATAATCAACGAGCTTAAGTTGACGTACGACTCGTCGGTGGGTCTTCTAGATGGAGATTCGCTACGGACGATTCCAAATACGAACACTTTGTTAAACTTAAGCAAGTTGTTAAATAAATTATCACGTGAGTTGAATGATGTAGAACTGGATGACGACCTGATATTGGCCAAAATCAACCTGGGGCTCAATAAGAATGAAGAcgaggacgaagaagacaacgagaaagaaattgaggacgaaaacaagaaaaggtCTTTTTCTGACGCTGTAAGCGATCAggacgacgacgacgaagattctGTATCGCTAGCCAAGAGACGTAAAGTGAGCACAGGAACCAAGATCAAGCTGGAACAAGACGAAGAACAGACTAAGTCGCTGATCGACGAATCAGAACAAGTCAATTCAAAAGATGATCCGGTACCGCCTGAACAAAGTGGATCTTttacaaaagaaaatgatacCAGATTGAAAAACCCAAAGTCTGAGTTTGTTAGTTCGCAGACTTTATCAGCCGCAGCTATAGCAGAATTAGGATTGTTTTCAGAAGACAATAATGGGTTGGAAACTCAAGGCAAAGAGTATCTCAAAAAGAAGTATGGTGTAGCATCTTATCCGGAAAACGATCTATTAAACCTTCTTCCTGGCAAGATCCCCAACATagatttctccaagaacaagcCACCCAGTAACCAAGTTCAGTTCACAACTTTCCAGTCGTATATTGAATCATTCTTTAGGCCCTTTCTGAGCGAAGACCTTGAGTTGTTAAATGAGAGAAATATCATTCCACCTGGATTTGAAAAGCAAGAGTATGATCCGGATGTGAGTCCATTTCTCATTCCCAAGTTGGGAAAGTTCTATGCTGACTTGTGggcagatgaagattcGACATTAAGTTCAAAATTGAACTCTCCTGCTTATCAGCAAGCAGCTCCGGACTCATATAAGCCTAAAGGAACGTTTGATAACTTGACAGACGATACGCTTTtcactgaagaaatctcGTGTGGGCCACTTTCTAGTAGATTGCTTTCTGCTATCTTAAGTAACAACGACGGCTCCGATGATTATGAggagaaggaagaaggaTCAAACGAGGAAGATCCATCATCAAATCTCAACTTGGACGATGAAGTGGCTACACAACTCAACAGTGGAGAGGACTACAAGTTGACTGCTGAAGCTAACGATTTTCACTCGATAGAAGAGAGGCTCAAGCGTGAGTTGAAGTACATTGGCATATTCATGAACCTTCCGTTATCGAAAGAAGACAGCAAGTTCAAAGGTAAGCAAAATGGCAGACCTAAGAAAGCTGGTATAAGCATTATAGATAACGACGAATGGgtcaaaaataaagaagatgacgaagtGTGTGCTGAAATAAGAGCGCACCAGAAGGAGTTAAGGGAGGTGGTCAGCAGGAATAGACtgaacagaaagaagttgattccGATAATCGAAGAGCAGATCGCCTACCAAGAATATTGTACTATATTGGAAGATCTCGACAAGCAAGTAGACCAAGCGTACATGAAGAGGCTTAAGGGTaagagcaagaagaagaaggtggaCGTTACTACTCCTCAACAGCAGGCCGTTAACAGTGGATTGAGAGCCTTATTAGAAAAGAGACAGAGGTGGATAAACAATATCGGTAATCTTTTCAGACCCGGTGAGATCATGAAGAGAGTACCCAGCGAGTCTATATtagttcaagaaggaacGGTAGAACAAGAAACTATTGATGACGACAATACCGATGCCGTATCGACTGCCGTGGATATCCTTGCTGATAAGTCTTGA
- a CDS encoding putative Nucleolar GTPase/ATPase produces the protein MHRFSLKSSFSSATRLFSKDSQSCKTEFLDRFGLQFDESEGCFYAYKCHSRLPYGGLTNLNKIMELFEHGNPETQSAAPNANKLVQRFSEGVRVIQKSLDFASFGSYRRGESNRNSTADISNISTTEKSGISVPLNSGESLRSYRLDIAFPDISLWGDCKEVFEKYNSKFETKIIIAPTPSDSQCATASSTVVESHDSPTPVTSETKAEFALCEQVCPCESESTTDFTEPGATAEVEKNTLSEEVFHSDEASSAEDSFLDSESTASFIEQESAEAQNIVSSSVVTRSDESSQSEVSSTEEGNSSPSDYQPNTDSTEHEESAQVADLASPEETDQFQASLSSSCEESTCSEDLDRSYDFDCSDQDDGPIVGRELSIKFNTGRLFNDQEEYVDADTGVEYRFNQWGDPEELVPYGFKRLSSPSNTREPMRSVIRNLDRRPQTTAQYSTDPVSLEDLRKANLRACKREASILNDCVSSSESIRADIALTSTSP, from the coding sequence ATGCATCGCTTCCTGTTGAAGTCATCCTTTTCGTCAGCCACGAGATTGTTCTCCAAGGACTCTCAAAGTTGCAAGACCGAATTCCTTGACCGGTTCGGATTGCAGTTTGACGAACTGGAAGGTTGCTTCTATGCTTACAAGTGCCACTCAAGATTGCCATATGGAGGGCTCAcgaacttgaacaagatcatgGAGCTCTTTGAACATGGCAACCCTGAAACACAACTGGCTGCTCCTAATGCTAACAAGCTCGTCCAAAGATTCTCTGAAGGTGTCCGAGTCATTCAGAAGAGTCTTGACTTTGCTAGCTTTGGCAGTTATCGCAGGGGAGAAAGCAATAGAAATTCAACCGCTGACATCAGCAACATCTCCACAACTGAGAAATCTGGAATTCTGGTTCCACTTAATAGTGGAGAATCTTTGAGATCTTACAGGCTCGATATAGCATTTCCGGATATTTCTCTCTGGGGCGATTGCAAGGAggtttttgaaaaatacaacaGCAAGTTTGAGACTAAAATTATTATTGCACCAACACCCAGTGATTCTCAATGTGCTACTGCGAGTTCTACAGTAGTTGAATCGCACGATTCTCCTACTCCAGTTACTTCTGAAACCAAAGCTGAGTTTGCTTTATGTGAACAGGTCTGCCCTTGCGAATCTGAGTCAACCACTGACTTCACTGAGCCAGGAGCAACGGCAGAGGTCGAGAAAAATACGctttctgaagaagtttttcATTCAGATGAAGCTTCATCTGCAGAAGACTCTTTCCTTGACTCGGAATCAACAGCTAGCTTTATAGAACAGGAATCAGCAGAAGCACAGAatattgtttcttcttctgtggTGACTCGGTCAGATGAGTCTTCACAGTCTGAAGTGTCgtctacagaagaaggtaatTCGTCTCCGTCGGACTATCAGCCAAATACCGATTCGACCGAACACGAAGAGTCCGCACAAGTCGCAGATCTTGCTTCTCCTGAAGAGACTGATCAATTTCAAGCatctttgtcttcatcCTGCGAAGAATCGACTTGTTCTGAGGATCTAGATAGGTCTTACGACTTCGACTGCAGCGACCAAGACGACGGCCCAATCGTTGGTCGCGAGCTTTCTATCAAGTTTAATACTGGTCGGTTGTTCAATGACCAGGAAGAGTATGTTGATGCTGATACAGGAGTCGAATACCGCTTCAACCAGTGGGGCGATCCAGAGGAACTTGTTCCTTACGGATTCAAGAGACTCTCTTCTCCTTCCAACACCAGAGAGCCAATGAGGTCTGTAATCCGAAACTTGGATCGCAGACCCCAAACCACCGCACAGTATTCCACTGATCCTGTCAGTCTTGAAGACCTTCGCAAAGCCAACCTTAGGGCATGCAAACGTGAAGCTTCAATCCTAAATGATTGTGTTTCTAGTCTGGAATCCATTCGTGCTGATATTGCATTGACCAGTACTAGCCCGTAG
- a CDS encoding hypothetical leucine rich repeat protein has product MSFSIINKVKSFPAEIQCQIIDYLAFDDLESLLRIQTPFQDHVVDLLFQYIVLNDCEPNDESIQWKWHTVGMLVDLFQRYPKMTFSEILGDLTSIYELHLARPGILNRSTTVTIRCDCMEGEDAADLLKELCSHSYSINIEECSIESKSMVEAISPTLTGLGMFQERFKKGYDLSYELTELGTCSNLRQLELTEMPITSSQIRFLPRCLEKLTFELEVESFSSVHVLELPNCLIYLSMKLSQTSSSLKNVEINVECLSNLRILELKYFQIHSLSSWILPKGVVQLSVISCGIKDLSGLSNLCNLNKLVLQLNPKTEIDFTVLPSSIRRLWLYCESVPNEICQLSSYIQLNLVVTSLGSDRDFSKIKNLNSLYLNGTSWATSTNFTSLGDLKLPSQLKEISFNMFLGLQNIRDLQSGNCLSSLALNGKFGPMLVKSLLRGNVFPESLVDIRLFIELTSSDWVVDSRTYPKEYISFGAEGSQNLRFGNSLCLPNKLQRLAIVCDSLVAEGDLNLPSSIQEVHLKVFAYIQMSKLVIPEAVRRISLPEVLPKADFHSYHFPTSLTDIYVPDESYKVTLRNTNNIKWLNVYPPVAKDI; this is encoded by the coding sequence ATGTCGTTTTCCATTATAAACAAAGTTAAGCTGTTTCCTGCTGAGATTCAATGTCAAATAATCGATTATTTAGCTTTTGACGACTTGGAAAGCTTGCTCAGAATACAAACACCTTTTCAAGACCATGTAGTTGACTTGCTTTTTCAGTATATAGTGCTAAATGATTGTGAACCCAACGACGAGTCTATCCAATGGAAATGGCATACAGTGGGTATGTTAgttgatcttttccaaagatATCCGAAGATGACATTCTCTGAAATCTTGGGTGATCTCACCAGCATATATGAGTTACATTTGGCAAGACCTGGTATCCTTAACAGATCAACTACAGTTACTATAAGGTGCGATTGTATGGAAGGCGAAGATGCCGCAGACCTATTGAAAGAGCTCTGCAGTCACTCGTACTCTATCAATATAGAAGAATGTTCTATCGAGAGCAAATCTATGGTTGAGGCTATTTCTCCCACTTTGACAGGGTTAGGTATGTTCCAGGAAAGATTCAAAAAGGGTTATGATCTCAGCTATGAGCTTACCGAGTTGGGAACTTGCTCTAATCTTAGACAATTGGAACTAACTGAAATGCCAATTACCTCTTCTCAGATAAGGTTCCTACCAAGATGCCTAGAGAAATTGACTTTTGAATTAGAAGTCGAGAGCTTTTCATCTGTCCATGTATTAGAACTTCCTAATTGTCTCATATATCTTTCCATGAAGCTCTCCCAAACTAGTAGTTCCCTTAAAAATGTAGAAATCAACGTCGAGTGCCTTTCAAATTTGAGAATACTCGAGTTGAAATACTTCCAAATACATTCTTTGTCATCTTGGATCCTCCCAAAGggagttgttcaattgtCAGTAATATCATGTGGAATTAAAGATCTCTCAGGATTGCTGAACTTGtgcaacttgaacaagttggtaCTACAACTAAATCCAAAAACTGAAATCGACTTCACCGTATTGCCCTCTAGTATCAGAAGGCTATGGTTGTATTGTGAAAGTGTACCTAACGAAATATGTCAGTTGTCATCTTACATTCAGTTAAATCTTGTAGTTACAAGTCTAGGATCTGACAGAGATTTCtcaaagatcaagaacttgaataGCCTATATCTCAATGGAACGTCGTGGGCCACTTCTACAAACTTCACGTCTCTCGGTGACTTAAAACTTCCGTCGCAATTAAAGGAAATATCATTTAACATGTTCCTAGGTCTACAAAACATTCGTGATTTGcaatctggaaattgttTATCGTCGTTAGCCCTTAATGGAAAGTTTGGCCCAATGCTAGTCAAGTCACTTCTAAGAGGCAACGTTTTTCCAGAATCACTAGTGGATATACGATTGTTTATTGAGTTGACGAGTTCAGATTGGGTGGTTGATTCTAGAACCTACCCCAAAGAATACATTTCGTTCGGAGCTGAAGGTTCACAAAATTTAAGATTTGGGAATTCATTGTGTTTACCAAACAAGTTACAAAGGTTGGCTATAGTGTGTGATTCGTTAGTAGCAGAAGGTGATCTCAATCTACCTTCTAGtatccaagaagttcacTTAAAGGTATTTGCATACATACAGATGTCAAAACTAGTAATTCCCGAAGCTGTAAGAAGGATTCTGCTCCCAGAAGTTTTACCTAAAGCAGATTTCCATCTGTATCATTTCCCTACATCTTTAACAGATATTTATGTTCCTGACGAGAGTTATAAAGTAACACTTAGGAATACCAATAACATTAAATGGCTCAATGTATATCCTCCAGTAGCTAAAGATATATAG
- the MNN22 gene encoding Golgi alpha-1,2- mannosyltransferase: MFVHKRRKQLLYISSVLLVLLIFHLISVTLSKDGSVRFVHVPFGSGKDGGHVSAKFLDPELAHERQPKSSENFNVEAYPNSIMGQSTLGIIPVDQTHDFWYKVFNTFKKNKFIFYSNDKNMLHLKDKHEWAYPKEYSERALLDRASMSVHYLNQMKERHSAVLDTLPDHIPQSSYVKGSKGIVYVGGRFYSWLTYLSIKMLRENGSKLPVEVVMPTIEDYEREYEYCEVTLPQVGAKCIVIPTKLGLAVSNEWKFSNFQFKPMAILCSSFEHVLYLDSDNMVVMNPDHLFNSKVYKKHGLVLWSDYWNRTISPYFYQAANIPVDRNRRVRTQQLPLVTPLEPSEEVCFHELDGAIPNYSSESGQILFNKRTHTKAMLMSLYYNIYGREIFYNLFSLGAKGTGDKETFIAGAFAANVKYYQTKSQTRTFGYFSGRLHEMAMGQADPDVDYQLYNKQLSTIKSARKSIRKDAFSQENFLNYLDEKYFGQEASIPLFAVHCNLDKIDPISYMNDHRYNDDNNRIRYRMFGNFQYKIDGEVIDFELKRWSIVMQALCIDQIQFNYFGSSDLDAVCEYISNTVEWLKTPNSTETAIYMSTLPELLV, from the coding sequence ATGTTCGTTCACAAGCGGCGGAAACAACTATTGTATATTTCACTGGTCCTATTGGTTCTCCTTATATTCCACTTAATATCCGTCACACTCTCAAAAGATGGGTCTGTGCGATTTGTTCATGTCCCCTTTGGTTCAGGAAAGGATGGGGGCCATGTTCTGGCAAAATTTCTAGATCCAGAATTGGCTCATGAACGTCAACCGAAAAGCAGCGAAAACTTCAATGTTGAAGCATATCCCAACTCCATCATGGGACAGTCAACTCTTGGAATAATTCCAGTGGATCAGACTCATGACTTCTGGTATAAAGTGTTCAATaccttcaagaagaataagTTCATTTTCTACAGCAACGATAAAAATATGTTGCATTTGAAAGATAAACATGAATGGGCATATCCTAAAGAGTACTCCGAGAGAGCATTACTCGATAGAGCTTCCATGTCAGTACACTATTTGAACCAGATGAAGGAAAGACATCTGGCTGTACTTGATACTTTACCTGACCATATTCCTCAAAGTTCTTATGTCAAAGGTTCCAAAGGAATCGTATATGTGGGTGGAAGATTCTATTCATGGCTAACATATTTGTCTATCAAAATGCTTAGAGAGAATGGTTCCAAGTTACCTGTCGAAGTGGTGATGCCCACTATAGAAGATTATGAAAGAGAATATGAGTATTGTGAAGTCACTCTTCCTCAAGTGGGTGCTAAATGTATAGTGATTCCTACGAAGCTAGGGTTGGCTGTAAGCAACGAATGGAAGTTTCTGAATTTCCAGTTCAAGCCCATGGCAATTCTCTGCTCTTCTTTCGAGCATGTTCTCTATCTTGATTCTGATAACATGGTAGTAATGAATCCAGACcatcttttcaattcaaagGTATACAAGAAGCATGGATTGGTTCTATGGTCCGACTACTGGAATAGAACAATATCTCCTTACTTCTACCAAGCAGCAAACATACCAGTGGACCGAAACCGCAGAGTGAGAACGCAACAATTACCACTTGTCACGCCATTAGAGCCGCTGGAGGAAGTATGCTTCCATGAATTAGACGGGGCTATCCCTAATTACTCTTCTGAATCGGGACAGATTCTCTTTAATAAGAGAACTCACACCAAGGCAATGCTAATGTCATTGTACTATAACATATATGGTCGTGAAATCTTCTATAATTTGTTCAGCTTGGGAGCCAAAGGAACCGGAGACAAGGAAACGTTCATAGCAGGCGCATTTGCAGCTAATGTGAAGTACTATCAAACCAAGTCTCAAACGAGAACGTTTGGTTACTTCAGTGGAAGGCTTCACGAAATGGCAATGGGTCAAGCTGACCCAGACGTAGACTACCAGCTCTACAATAAGCAGCTATCCACAATAAAGTCTGCGAGAAAGTCTATACGGAAGGATGCTTTCAGTCAGGAGAACTTCTTAAACTATCTAGACGAGAAGTATTTTGGTCAGGAAGCCTCAATTCCTCTTTTTGCTGTTCATTGCAATCTCGATAAGATAGATCCAATTTCTTATATGAATGATCATCGTTATAATGATGATAATAATAGAATCAGATACAGAATGTTTGGAAACTTCCAGTACAAAATCGACGGCGAAGTTATAGATTTCGAGCTAAAGAGGTGGTCCATAGTAATGCAAGCACTATGCATTGACCAAATCCAATTCAATTACTTTGGATCTAGCGATCTAGATGCGGTTTGCGAGTATATTCTGAATACTGTTGAATGGTTAAAGACCCCCAACTCTACTGAAACTGCTATATATATGTCGACTTTACCAGAATTACTCGTTTGA